The Nitrospira sp. CR1.1 genome has a segment encoding these proteins:
- a CDS encoding prohibitin family protein, translated as MTGVLKLHTRNPAEWHRSRKGEPMWRYTTIGLIIAGLCGLAGCGNTVSPGQRGLRWYPLTEGLTTETLKSGFYWRAPWNDVYVYDVRLQSYTEMVDALSSDDLLVKLKAAIIMRPIAEEVYFLAQEIGPDFYPRVVRPELLAAVRSVVSNYPMVAVPEMSAEIASKVQAVVVEKLKGRHLEVHSVALADIELAKIVLEAVERKQAKEQEKEQKEFELVIAEKEAEIARRRARGEGDAIRIRSEGEAEGLKIRALGQANAQQTITKTLTPEYLQYKLYDSPNAKMVLLPDHLRVPILINPDQDRGTKPAPESLMRMEQDLMGRGR; from the coding sequence ATGACCGGCGTTCTCAAGCTGCATACCAGGAATCCCGCTGAATGGCATCGGAGCAGGAAGGGGGAGCCCATGTGGCGATATACGACCATCGGATTGATCATCGCAGGGTTGTGCGGTCTGGCGGGTTGTGGAAACACGGTCAGTCCGGGACAGCGCGGTCTCCGCTGGTACCCGTTAACCGAAGGGCTGACGACCGAGACCTTAAAGTCGGGGTTCTATTGGAGAGCCCCCTGGAATGATGTCTATGTCTATGACGTGCGGCTGCAGAGCTACACGGAAATGGTCGATGCGCTGAGTTCCGACGATCTCCTGGTCAAGTTGAAGGCGGCGATCATCATGCGCCCGATTGCCGAAGAAGTGTATTTCCTCGCGCAGGAGATCGGGCCGGACTTTTATCCCAGGGTTGTCCGACCGGAGCTGTTGGCCGCGGTGCGCAGCGTCGTGTCGAACTATCCGATGGTCGCGGTTCCTGAAATGAGCGCGGAGATCGCCAGTAAGGTTCAGGCGGTCGTGGTGGAAAAACTCAAGGGGCGTCATCTGGAGGTGCATAGCGTCGCGCTCGCCGATATTGAATTGGCCAAGATCGTTCTGGAGGCGGTGGAGCGCAAACAGGCGAAGGAGCAGGAAAAAGAACAAAAGGAATTCGAGCTCGTCATTGCGGAAAAGGAAGCGGAGATCGCCAGGCGGCGGGCACGGGGCGAGGGCGATGCGATTCGAATCAGATCGGAAGGCGAGGCCGAGGGGCTGAAGATTCGAGCGCTGGGCCAGGCGAATGCGCAACAAACGATTACAAAAACCCTGACCCCGGAATATCTGCAGTACAAGCTGTACGACAGTCCCAACGCCAAAATGGTGTTGCTGCCTGATCATTTACGCGTGCCCATTCTGATCAACCCGGACCAGGATCGCGGGACGAAGCCGGCTCCTGAGAGCCTCATGCGCATGGAGCAGGACCTGATGGGCCGGGGACGCTAA